The Diceros bicornis minor isolate mBicDic1 chromosome 36, mDicBic1.mat.cur, whole genome shotgun sequence genomic interval tttatataattatatatcatGTTGCCATTATAAAGAATGGAGTACGTATGTGAGTATCAACAGAAAAAGTGGAAGGATACACACCAAACCACTGACAGGACTCACCTCGGTAGAATTGAAGAGGCAAAGAGAGAAGACTCCTCTTTTCTGTAATGGATTTCTGTGTTGCTTGAATTTGCTACTCTGAGCACATATTGtaactaaaataattttacagTAGAAAtgtcttgtttaaaaaaagaaagattgggtAAGGATGAATAAATGTATAAAGGATGTTTTAAGTGGTGAAATGCAGTTTTCAGTTGAATATTTTATGCATGTTTTTCCAAGCCTGAGGAAGCTCTTCATTACTCTCCTGGTGTCCTTTTGGAAGCATTCTGGTTTGATCCAGTTTAGACACCCACAGACAACTAAGATACGTGTTGGTAATATAACTTTAGAGCAAATACCTCACTGATCCCCAAAGAGCATAATCAGAATATTCTGGAGTCTTGGCTACCGATCCTCTCACTTAAGGCACATTTAACACAGGTGTgtcattgtcttgacatgagtacagccatgtttggccgctccattgacctacagccaccagcacacacacacaaaaaaatacaaagctgctttctgtgtggtgggaactggcctttctcccagggagagagttgcaagttgtaacatttcaaggctcttggagcatcgtagcccggaatggactggccatctgtgccgggctgagacgataaccaaagagaacaatgcacgtacacaactactggactgggacgttagccagggggctcatgCACATACACCACTGATAATCATTTgtacatggaaacactaaatgcttgctctacaaactctgtaattgcttactctgaaaattactgatggtataaaaactgctggaaactgagccctggtgagagttccacctgtggaagggacaccttgcccaggacgtgtgatccttgcccagcggtgtcgattgacagggctctcccggcagtggggcgtggatgttgtgagtaactgatttgatgtgaagcaattgatttTATGTGTAGTaagtgatttgatgtgttctcttttcggtcaacctggtgtttctctctccagttgatttgtgtcatttctcttcagccgatgcgggtgttttccctttccagtcgggctgatgttttttccctcttaatatttgacctatttggatctgtttgcagactgtcgcctttactatcctctatataataaaatataccttcagtccatttgtttggagtggaaagtgtcttttacgtctccgatcgaatccccgaacctctcataacagtcaTGCCACTGAAAAATTGGGCACTGCTTTGACTTCTGTTGTGAGGGGACTTGACTTCTCCCCCAAGCCTGAGTCTCCACATTATGAATCCCAGGACTCCTGAGAAGAGAATGGCTCCTCTGTTCTACCTGCCCAGGTAAATTTAATGAGTTTGCCCAATGCCCTTCCTACCTTCCCAAGGCCAGTTCCACTCCTGCTTGGAGTTTGTGTGAGAAAATACAATGCTGACTACACATGAGGTGATTTGGAATATGCATACTCACTTAATCACTAgaatgtttttaaagattttatctgtcttttaaaaaattacttaaaacatGGGTTCATTGCAAAGTGTCCTGATCTAATAAATAGCCCTACCTCTGGTGGAGTATTTTAACACAATTGAGCAGCTTTTCCTCAAAGCAAAGTTGCCCTATCCTGTTCTGGAAGTCCAACCTCAAAAGCAGGCTGGACTAGCTGACCAGGGACCCCAAGTCATGGGGGAAGCAGAGGGcccaggggtgggggcagggagatggCCAAGAATGGGTGCTTATTCCTCATCTAGAGTCCTCTTATCTTCTAGAGTACTGTGACCCGCCCACAGAGGTGCCTGCTTAAGTTGTTCTTGAGTTTTCTGCATTCTTACTCTGGGATTTCTGAAGGTAGTCGAGAGTAAGGATGGAGGTGGGATAGATGCTGAGTCTGGGGCAGGAAGGCAGTGTGGttgggagagaagaaaggggcactgctgtgggttgaattgtgtcctccaaaaagagatgttgaagtcctaaccccgggtacctgtgaatgtgactttctTTGGGAATATGGTTCTTGCAAATGTAATCAAGTTAGGATGAGGTTATTAGGGTGGACCCTTATTTCAGTGTGACTAGTGTCCTtaaagagaagagacacagacacatagagggaagatgatgtgaagacacggGGAGAGATGGAAATGTGACAGTGGGGGCAGAGATTGgagctgccacaagccaaggagtgcctgggctaccagaagctggaagaggcaaggaaggatcctcccttaGAGCCTTTGGAGGTAGTgtggctctgccaacaccttgatttcagacttctaatctccagaactctgagagaatAAGTTTTTGTTgccttaagccacccagtttgtggtactttgttatgacagccctagctgactaatacagacaCTATGAAGAAAAAGGAGATGACACCAAAACTCAATTTCAGCTGATTTCTGGTCTTGGTAACAACTGGCCTTGCTATAACCCTGGCTCTGACTGATGTGATTAAGAAACCACAGTTGAACCTTAAACTCTTTTAGAGACGTGAGAAGCACCTGGGCTCCGTGATCATCTCAGAGAATAGTTTCACCAGAACAGTCGTCTTATCCTGTTCTTTCATTCACGGACTGCTCATACACACTGAGGAGGCAGTGAGCAGTACTCCTTTGTTCAAGCTTTCAAACACCCCCGGCAGTGAGAGGAGCATCGTCACTCACGGGAGACAAGCTGACACTGCTCAGTTTGAGAGTCATGAAGGTCACGCACAGTGTTGACTCAGCATGTTTATTTGAAGGCTGTAAGCAAACgtattttctctttcctgtggTTCTTTTCATTGTTCTGTTGGACAAGAGTCTTACTTTGGGAACAGTGGCTAGGCAATAGGAAACCACTGTAGGTTTGGTGCTAGAAGACCTACAGGCATTTGCTCACCTCAGAAAATCATCTGCAAAGAAGCGAAAGCCAGGGCATTTTCATCCATTGGAATGAGAGGCATATGTGTGTGGACACTGCAGGCCCCAAGTTGAGACCCTTTGAAGGGGCCTGTTTGTGTGGGAGAGAGTTGCTCGAACACCTGGGCTGGGTATGTGTGTTTCAAGCTCCGTCTGCTGGGTCTCTCAAGACGAGGTCAGATTTGGTGGCGGTTATAGAGATATGATGGGTACAGCCCATCATAATGCCACTGGCGCCACTGCTCAATAGCTTCCCGGCTTCTCTCTTCCTgttctggggaggagagaagaagtcATCATGTCAGGACAGAGAGGACTCTGATCTGAGGAGAGCCGCCAAGCTCTCTTAGCAGCCATCAACCCAACTGCTCACCCTGTGGTGACATGAATCAACTGTGTCTATGTATGTTGGTGACAGACACAGAATGTCCAAGCTGGAAGGGCCTGAGAGAACACTGAGTCCAAAAGCCTTATTTTTCAGATCAGGCCCAGACCCgtgaaggtcacagagctggctaCCAAGAGAGCCGAGACCAGGGTCTGGCATTCCAGTTCAGGGCTCTTCCCCTACACAACCAGCAAAGAGGAAGAGCCTTATGCAGAGACTGGGTGAAAGACATGACAACTAAGAACCAAAATACAAATGTGACAAAACTGGATTACAGGCCATGCTGTTGAAAAATCATGGAAGGAAATAATTGTCAACGTCTAGTGATGGGATTATGAGTAATTTTTCTCTACTGTTCTATGTTTTCtaaccttgaaaaagaaaattatatttgtaaAACTAACTGGAAAAAGGGATGGATGAAGCAAAATGTGGGGAAATTAGATAATTGTTGATTCTGGGTGATGGTTATATGAACGTTCATTATGCTATATACttttccatctctttgaaatttttcatagtaaAAGGCTAAAAAGAACAGAAgggagttgtctttttttttttttcttttttggtgacaaagactagccctgagctaacatccattgccagtcttcctctttttgctgaggaagattggccctgggctaacatccatgcccatcctcctctattttatgtgggacgccgccacagcatggcttggtaagcagtacataggtccgcacctgggctccgagcctgcgaaccctgggccgccgaagcggagcacgtgaacttaaccactacaccagcgggCCGGTCCCGGAGGGAGTTTTAAATGAGTAAGAAAGTCCTGATTTTGCTGTCTTTGATAAGACATGTTTCTGAGTAAAGCCTTTGTACAATTGCAGAATTAGGCTGCTGATGCCAATTCAAGactgccttgtttttttttttttttaagattttgtttatttattttttccccccaaagcccgagtagatagttgtatgtcatagctgcacatccttctagttgctgtatgtgggacgtggcctcagcatggctggagaagcggtgcatcggtgcgcgctcgggatcccaacccgggccgccagcagcagaacacgtgcacttaaccgctaagccacggggccggccccaagactggCTTGTTTTTAGGTGCTATTTAAGCTCGAGGAGATATCGCAAGGCCATCAGTGTTTAAAAAGTATACGTGAGGCTCCTCAAAAGTAAAAcctaacaattccactcctaggtgtatacttAAGAGAATTCGAacaagaagaaatgaatggataaacaaaatgtgagatagatagatgaatgtATAATCAGTTGTCCCTTTGTATTCTGGGTAGATTGATTCCAGGAACTCCcgtggataccaaaatctgagGATGCTCAGgtaccttatataaaatggcatagtacaatgaatacagttggccctctgtatccaGTGTTTCTGTTTGAGGTTGTAAAAGGGTTTTGGAAagagatagtggtgatagttgcacaatatCGTGAATGTACTAAAcgccactgaattgcacacttaaaaatagttaagatggcaaactttatgttatatatattttaccacaattttttaaaaagtattcatgAAAAATGTTGGGGGGATGGGAAGTCCTAACAGAAGAAGATAGTATCAAGGATTCAAAACCCAAAGTGTCTTCCTTGCCTCTATTTTCTCAAATGTGGGCTTCACCAAAAAGCCTGTGAACCTGACTTGAGTGCTAGTGAAATGCATCCTCTGTGGCATTGGGCTAACAGGACAGCCTGGTGGCTTCAGGGTGTGGAGAATGGGTGTCTCTATGGTCCTTAGCACCCATGAGAGCCAGATGCCTTCAATAGGAAGGGCCCCTTGTTACCATTGGGTAACAGGCACCATGGCTGCTGTGAATGTTTCCTTCCCCGGTGAGCTTGGAGTTGGCGCTGCCCTTGGTGCTGAAAATCCCCTTAGAGACTTGGTCTCCAGGAACAGCTGAGAAGAGAGTCAGGCCCAGGTTGGAGCTTTGGGTATTAGCCTTCAGCTGTTCAGACCTTTCTCAGATCAGGTAGACCAGCTCCTATTTTCAATCTTGAGAGCATGATTTTGATGtagaagttaatttttttcttccaggtCATGCCAAATTCTTCTTAGACCATTTCACTTAAAGGGGAGGCCTCTCTGGTAAAGATCTATGGCCTGGACAGTATGGCTTTTGTGTAGGGGACCACTTGTGGCCAGGCATCCTTTGCCAAGCTAGGTGTCATGCAGCCAACCTGGGATGGCCTGACCCAGGCACTGACTTTGAAGGTAGAGGCAGACTTATGCTACCACATAAGCCTTAGAAATGGCAGCTCAACACACTGTTTGTCTTGGTACTTTTGGAGGCAGAACTCAAGGGCATTTTTGCCTTGTGAAGCTGGTGGCTTTGAGTGGAGTTGCAACCAAGAGTCATGACTGAGCTGAGTGAGGCTGTAACCGTTCACAGCCCACTTCCCCAGACTAGGACCAGTGTCCTGAGTGGGTTGATAGAGGGGCCTTTGAGATGGGGTTTTCAGGCCTTCATGAAGGTCACTCTTGTCCAGAAATCTCTCTGCCTAAAATTCCTTCATTGGAAATCTCAGTCCTTTCAGTCAACCACAGTAATTCCTCAGCATTCACCTTTATGAAGCAAGTACCTCGGGGAAAGGGCGAACATCCAACTGCTCTCAATTATTCTGAGCATAGATGACATTGTCAGATCAAGATAGCTAACTGAAACCAGGGGGAGTGTAGGGGCCTCGGAGAAGGGCTATGAGCACTGCCCCAGGGTGGAGGTTTCTGGCAACCTGGCCGCTGTGCAGCAGTGTTCTAGGGCAGAGGCaagtgaagaggaggaggattgaaaTGAGTTTCACCTTTGTCATATGTACGCTCTGGCAGGCTGGGCCCTCTCCACTTCTTTGCCTCCTTCCCTTATCTAGCTCTGGGGAGACCCCCTCTGGACCGCTGTGCTTTACTCTCCTCACTCCATCCATCCTCATGGGCCAGTCCCTGGATTGAAGAAGATCTCCAAGACCTCTACACATTCAGTCATGCTTCATTTATAAAAACATGAGCTTTGCTGGCAAACACGCCTTCGTTCAAACCCCTTCCTAGCTATGTCACGTTGGTTATTCATGTATCCTTTCTAAGCCTGAATTTTTGaaactgtaaaatggaaattgagGACCTATCTGAGAGGCTGGTCGTAAGGATTAGATGGTTCAGTGCAGTGCCTGATGGAGCGAGTGCTCAATGAGTGATGACAGCTACTGTCACCACAGTCCCTggaggcctgtgccctgccctgcagtGTTTTTGTCTTTGTGGGCAAGGCCTGAGGTTCTTGATCTTAGTTTCTGGCTTTGGTTGAAGACGTGCCATCTCTTAGGTGCCTAACCCCTCACCCAAATTCATCATGAAAGGGAAAACAGCGATGGTTTTCCACTCACGTGCTATGGATTTGGacctgaaacatttaaaaatgcacaaaagaaaATGCTGTTATTAATACTATGAGTAAAAAACCACCGAGGGAATTTTGGAGGCCAcatactcattttttaaatgcctcTCCCCAAGCTGTCCACCAAGGTAGACAAATCTCTAACAGAAGTATTTGCCTCTGAGTTAAAATAGGCTGAATTTTCCACAAGGTGTTCCCAGGAAAGTTTAATTTGCTGGGACCCAAGCCCAACACCTGTCTGCAGGGCTCAGCCAGGTGCCACCATGTGCAGGACAATGGGCGAGGCCTACTGTCTGTCCTTGGGTACCTGGTGATTGTGTCCTTTCCACTAAGAGATGCCCTAAGAGGGTGTTACCTCCCACAGGTAGCAAACAAGCCAGGAGGTGGCAACTTCAGAACTGAAATCGCTGACTTTCTCTAACAAAGATCACCTTAACTAGAGCCTTATGTCCAAGCTCATGTGCATCCAGGAGCTCGATCAGGATCATTCCAGTCTTGAGGTTTGGAGAAAGaccaaaacagaaagaaacatgCGCATACGCTTGCACTGGCCTGCTGGTCTGATCCTCATTAAATGTTCCTAAGGATTTTTGTTATGGGTGATGCTTGAAGGCACTTAATAGATGCAAAGTCAAATTTCACTCTGTGGGAGGCTGTGGTTTAAAGATAGAGCCTCCCTATGcttacacccacacccacacccactgcCTCCCCTTGAGGCCTTGCTGAAATCAGCACTTCCtaggggggaggcaggagccatgaCTGCCCAAGAGTTGAGGGTGGGAATGAGGTGAGTCGATTGCCTGATGAGAGACAACTGAGGCTAAGGCCAAGGCTTAGCGAAGAAGAAACTAACAGCAGCTGGGTATGGGCACAAGCAAGCCACGTAGAAGCTTGCAGGTGCTCAATGCTGTGGGGGAGTTGGAGCCTTTACGTCGGCTGTAGGTGTTGgtgttggaggtggggagggtaCAAGGCAGGGCACCAATGATCAGTGCTTTCTGAGTTCGGTTGTCCTGGTTTCCTTCCACCAGTCAGATGAGATGCTGATTGTAGTGACTAGGTAAATAAAGGCCTTGGTTTTCCAGGATGAGTAGTTTCTAGAGCCATTACATTGATGTGAATCCAGTGCACTCGAAAGTGAGTTTGAAATCCTTCCAACCCAACTCTACCAGAGCTAAGCCACTAGTGTAGGCGCTGAGACAGAGGCCACCACACAGACCACCACTCGGTGTTCTATCCTCTTCCATGCCTTTTCAAGTTCTGTAGGCGTTATTTTTTTGTaaggatgatcagccctgtgctaacatctgccaatcttcgtctttttttgctaaggaagactggccctgggctaacatccatccccatcttcctccgctttatatgggactccgccccagcgtggcttgccaagcggtgcggcagtgcgtgcccgggatccgaaccggcgaaccccgggccaccgcagcggatcGCGAGCACTCAagcgcttgtgccacctggccccTCTGTAGGCAGTTTTGAGACTTGCTCTCTTCTTTTCAAGACTCCCATGGATATGAATTGAGCGTACAGCTTCCCTTACCTCTCTCCTCCGATTAAAATTTAGGGAGAAGAAGTGGCGGCAAATCATGTGATCTTCCCACAGAGCCCCACTTCCCCGAAGACGCCGGCTGAAGGGCTCTTACCGTCAGTTTGCTCCTCCACAAAGTTCTCAAACTCGTTCCTTTGTTCCTCGTGATATTCTCGCCGCAGCTCGTCAGCCTGCAGCTTCTGCCTATTCTCCGCTAGGAAAGGGGAAGAGTTGAGAATGGCCCCTGAGAATAGGGGCAGCTGTACTCATTTAGAAAAACACCAATCATTCTGCCTAAGAAACATAATCTGGTTGGGAAGGGGTTGTTTGTGGTGGGCTGAGAATGGGGGCTTTACTGAAATGGTTTACTCCTGATGTAGACCTTAAATTTCGAAGGAACTGGGAGGTCATCCCATCCAGCCACCtgattttgcaaatgagaagacTGAGACCCCAAAAGGTGAAACAGTTTAGCTTCACTCCTAAAATTAGTGGTGTATCCAAGTATGTTAGGCCACTTGGAAACTAGAAATGCAGATGGTCAGAAATGAGTTCTATGAgagaataatccaatttaaagttACTTTCacattaattaatattttcaagTCCATTTAAAATCTTTGAGCACCTATCACAGCCAGAATGTATGCTAGACACTGGGATTAAAAGACAAGTAAGAAAGATTCTGTCCCTCTATTTAAGACGTCACTATTCCACTTAAGGAGAAAGATATAGAAATAAGTTGCAGCAAGCAATATGGCGGCTATGATAGAAATCTATACAGGGTACAAAGGATGGCATGTGGTGGTGGGAGCATCTAAGATGATTCCCAATATTCATGCCATTGGGTAATTTCCTCCCCTtgtatgggctggcctggtgacttgcttctaataaaCAACGCATTGGCACAAGTGATAGGTTGTGACTTCTGGGGTTAGGTTACAAACAAGACTGTGGCTTCCGTCTCTCTGTCTCGCAttctttctcagtctctctcacttttgctctctctctgagggaagccagctgtCATGTTGTAAGCTATTTTATGGAGAGTCCCACTCATGGCAAGGAACTAGTGTCCATAACCAATAGCCAGCAAGGACCTGAGGCTTGCCAACAGCCACGTGAATGAGATTGAAAGCGAATCTTCTCAGAATCAGGCTTTGAGATGCCTGCAGCCCCGGCCAGctccttgactgcagccttgagagaccctgagcctgaGGCCCCCAGCTAAGCCGTGCCTAGATTGCTGACCCCAGCAAAAGggtcaataaatgttgaaaagtgagacaataaatgtttgttgttttaagctgctaaatttggggaTCGTTTATTACACAGCAGTAGGTAACTACGACAGGATATGGGGTGATCAGTAAACTTCCTGATGAAAATACCAAAAGCAGGTATCCCTTATTTTGTAAGGCAATGCATTCCAGTAAAGCTGGCTGTAAACCTTTTATGAGGAATCCTGGTTCCACATTATAAAATTGGAGGCACTTCTCTATGGTTGGAAGAAATATCCCCAATGGTAACTGAAAACTGTCGCTGAGAACACATAAATGTGGTGATCATTCCATGGTAGTTGAACAGTGAAGCTCCCCAGCAGTACCTTGAGCCCCAGAGACTCCCCACCTGGATTGCCACATCACACCTCACCAGCAGGTGCTGCTATTCCTCACTTGCTCTAATTTAGTGCCCCCAATCTCTCTAGAttatagatttttttgtgtgaggaagatcagccctgaactaacatccatgccaagcctcctttttttttttttttttttgctgaggaagactggccctgggctaacatctatgcccatcttcctccactttatatgggacgccaccacagcatggcctgacaagcagtgtctcggtgcgtgccctggatccgaacccgggccgccagcagtggagtgcatgcacttaaccaccatgccatgggGCCGCCCCCTAGATTATAGATTTTTAGATGTAAAATAAATTAGTTTCCAGGTCCATCAATTTCTGCCTTCAAATCTTTACATTGACCTCTATGGTGTGAGAGCTGTGGTTGTCTGGAGGAAATTATTTAAAGCTCTCTTAGTTTCAAGATATTTCTCTTGACTGGGCTTCAGCTGGAAGAACTGAGGACAGCAGGAAGGCTGTGCCTGGTGCCAGAGGAACTGGTCCCTCAGAACGCCTCACTCCCACAGTATGATTCCCCTCACATTGAAGCGGGGAGACCGAGGTGCTGTTACCCCCACCAGCTTGGATGTGCAAGAGAAAGTGGGGGGTTGATAATGGAAGCAGAGAAGCCGAGGAAAGCCATTGGTTTCCTCTTCCACCCCACATGAGAGGGGTGTTGGAAGAAACAACCAGAAGTATTTCTTTGTGAAATGATAATACTGTAAACCATCTCAAATCCTGCTTGAAAGTAAGGCGCTTACAATAAtaagtaaattaattaaatattagttatattatgtttatattatttaatttaactttGATTACAAAGCAAGTTATCTGTGAATTGGTCTCAGTGCAGATTGTTTAACTAAATCCCACGTTTTTTTACACCTTTGTGCTATTACCTacacaattctgggaatctttagTCTGACAGAAGGCATTGGTACTCCAGTCCTTCCCCATGCCATGCCCTTTATCCCACATCCACACATTTCGTAGGAGGGGattcaggctcagagaggtgcagtgacctaatcaaggtcacacagctggtatgaGCAGAGCTAGGCCAGGAGCCAGAGTGCCACACACCCACCCTCCACTACTGGCCCGCAACACACCTTGCATGCAGCATCCCCCTTACGGCCCACCATAGGCACCAGTGTTGCTCCTGGTACCGGCCAGCTGCTGTGGGGGCTTACAGTCTGGGAAGCGGGTGCTTGTTGAGCCACTGCCAATTCCTATAGAAGCATTTTCTATCCCAAGTACTCCAGAAAAGAAACAATCTTCCTAAATTGCCTTTTTGGAGGTGCCACAAATTGGACCTTTGACTCAGCAATGAGTAAGAACAATTTAATTTGGGGGACAAGATACCATTTTTACACCGTGCATCCTATGCATTGTGCACATCCCTTCTCAAGAACATGCATTTCATTGGATTAATTCCTCCTTTCATCCTAAAGTAACCTGCTTTTTTACCCAGAAGCTTAAGGATGTCAGATGCCTGTTTCCTGGTTCCAAATTCAAGTTTTTCAAAGTGTCACTGGCCCTTTACCCAACCTGAGACATAATTGGGCATTGTTCTGTCCATCCACATAGGTTGAGCAGGTGTCCGCGGATGAACTCAAGTGCATCCTAGGTATTCACCAGGCTGTCCCGGGCACCCACGTCTGACACATTGAGCTTCTGTTTGAGGTGAGGGACTTCTGGCTTCATCACGTGCCACATGCTGTCACGTTCTCAAACAGCTGACAAGGATGGAAACTATCTGCCTGTCCTAAATTGACTCCTGTTCCTTGCAAGACTGCAAGTCTGCCAGAAGGTTGCTTCTCTGATTTCTATCAAGAACTGCCCAACCTCCATCACAGTCTTTTCAGTGTTTCATGATATTTGCTACCTTTTAAATCCTAAGTTGTGTGAAGCTTGGAGATTTCCCCAGTGGGGTTATActtattcaattaattaaaacaaaacaaaaaacaggaattTTATCTCTAAGCATTTTCACCTCTTTTCATCCTCGTCGTTTGAAAACAGCCCTGTTATTTTTACTGAGCAAGTTACCTTTCTGAGTGtgctgagggacacagagagttTATTCAGACACTCGCATAAGGAATGAATCAAGCCACAGACTCGGAGACAGAGCTCAGCGTCCTTGGAAGAATCTAGTTCAAAGGCAGAAAACTCAAATGCCTTCAAGGGTCAGCAGGTCATGGAAATGAGGGTCCCCGCCAGGCAGGGGACATCAGAGCCTATTTCGGGCTGAGAAGGAGACATTGCTTCCAAGCTCAAAAGTGTCCCAAATGCATGGGAAACAAACGTTCAAAAACACTGCTGGCTGAACACCACACTTTCAGGGgcttataaataaggaaacttgGGCCCAGGGGGAGGAAGTGGCCTAGGCCACTTAGCAGCAAAGCTGTCACCAaaccacattcccttctcctAGTCGTGTGTGCTCTCTCCTGCTTGCAATGCTATTGCTCCTGCAGGTAAGGGTGCACTGCACAATACCCCAAAAGCGCACATGGGGACAGCGTGTTCCTTCTTGACTAGAACATGTATTTTCccctttatgtttttatttatttatttattttattttttattgtgtgaggaagatcagccctgtgccaacatctgccaatcctcctctttttttgctgaggaagactggcccggggctaacatccgtgcccatcttcctccactttatatgggacgccgccacagcgtggcttgccaagtggtgcatcg includes:
- the UCMA gene encoding unique cartilage matrix-associated protein isoform X2 is translated as MAYRQLFLVSCLLAVVFLSILQEGTGASVGTRQVAGQEAQEAENRQKLQADELRREYHEEQRNEFENFVEEQTDEQEERSREAIEQWRQWHYDGLYPSYLYNRHQI
- the UCMA gene encoding unique cartilage matrix-associated protein isoform X3: MAYRQLFLVSCLLAVVFLSTENRQKLQADELRREYHEEQRNEFENFVEEQTDEQEERSREAIEQWRQWHYDGLYPSYLYNRHQI